From a region of the Zingiber officinale cultivar Zhangliang chromosome 4B, Zo_v1.1, whole genome shotgun sequence genome:
- the LOC121975192 gene encoding uncharacterized protein LOC121975192 isoform X7 encodes MYTAMQGLEVAYKKMAIAGGITPRSGFGPLLFKPSTVSIPIYQLWNTNSFNIGQTMIKSVLGSKLICASLRSNDHPRLSYGGDFDNEPFWKTMVKDIAWSLTSVAVFLAEQPSQIKYIEWPTFQSTNFPMPSTSETS; translated from the exons ATGTATACTGCAATGCAAGGATTAGAAGTTGCTTATAAG AAGATGGCAATTGCTGGCGGCATCACACCTCGTTCAGGTTTTG GTCCACTTTTGTTCAAGCCTTCCACTGTGTCAATTCCAATTTACCAGCTGTGGAATACCAATTCATTT AACATTGGACAAACTATGATAAAATCAGTTTTGGGTTCTAAGCTCATATGTGCATCATTAAGAAGTAATGACCATCCTAGATTATCTTATGGAGGTGATTTTGACAATGAACCATTTTGGAAGACTATGGTGAAGGATATTGCATG GAGTTTGACATCTGTAGCAGTATTCTTAGCTGAACAGCCTAGTCAGATAAAGTACATAGAGTGGCCAACATTTCAAAGCACG AACTTTCCTATGCCATCGACATCAGAGACTTCGTAA
- the LOC121975192 gene encoding uncharacterized protein LOC121975192 isoform X5: protein MAIAGGITPRSGFGPLLFKPSTVSIPIYQLWNTNSFNIGQTMIKSVLGSKLICASLRSNDHPRLSYGGDFDNEPFWKTMVKDIAWSLTSVAVFLAEQPSQIKYIEWPTFQSTLRTAMLTLVLVAVLIVALSSVDSCLSYILALLLRRAA, encoded by the exons ATGGCAATTGCTGGCGGCATCACACCTCGTTCAGGTTTTG GTCCACTTTTGTTCAAGCCTTCCACTGTGTCAATTCCAATTTACCAGCTGTGGAATACCAATTCATTT AACATTGGACAAACTATGATAAAATCAGTTTTGGGTTCTAAGCTCATATGTGCATCATTAAGAAGTAATGACCATCCTAGATTATCTTATGGAGGTGATTTTGACAATGAACCATTTTGGAAGACTATGGTGAAGGATATTGCATG GAGTTTGACATCTGTAGCAGTATTCTTAGCTGAACAGCCTAGTCAGATAAAGTACATAGAGTGGCCAACATTTCAAAGCACG CTGAGGACAGCTATGCTTACCCTTGTTCTTGTGGCTGTGCTCATTGTTGCTCTATCTTCTGTTGACTCGTGTCTCTCTTATATTTTGGCCTTGCTGCTCAGAAGAGCTGCCTAG
- the LOC121975192 gene encoding uncharacterized protein LOC121975192 isoform X6, with amino-acid sequence MAIAGGITPRSGPLLFKPSTVSIPIYQLWNTNSFNIGQTMIKSVLGSKLICASLRSNDHPRLSYGGDFDNEPFWKTMVKDIAWSLTSVAVFLAEQPSQIKYIEWPTFQSTLRTAMLTLVLVAVLIVALSSVDSCLSYILALLLRRAA; translated from the exons ATGGCAATTGCTGGCGGCATCACACCTCGTTCAG GTCCACTTTTGTTCAAGCCTTCCACTGTGTCAATTCCAATTTACCAGCTGTGGAATACCAATTCATTT AACATTGGACAAACTATGATAAAATCAGTTTTGGGTTCTAAGCTCATATGTGCATCATTAAGAAGTAATGACCATCCTAGATTATCTTATGGAGGTGATTTTGACAATGAACCATTTTGGAAGACTATGGTGAAGGATATTGCATG GAGTTTGACATCTGTAGCAGTATTCTTAGCTGAACAGCCTAGTCAGATAAAGTACATAGAGTGGCCAACATTTCAAAGCACG CTGAGGACAGCTATGCTTACCCTTGTTCTTGTGGCTGTGCTCATTGTTGCTCTATCTTCTGTTGACTCGTGTCTCTCTTATATTTTGGCCTTGCTGCTCAGAAGAGCTGCCTAG
- the LOC121975192 gene encoding uncharacterized protein LOC121975192 isoform X4 codes for MYTAMQGLEVAYKMAIAGGITPRSGPLLFKPSTVSIPIYQLWNTNSFNIGQTMIKSVLGSKLICASLRSNDHPRLSYGGDFDNEPFWKTMVKDIAWSLTSVAVFLAEQPSQIKYIEWPTFQSTLRTAMLTLVLVAVLIVALSSVDSCLSYILALLLRRAA; via the exons ATGTATACTGCAATGCAAGGATTAGAAGTTGCTTATAAG ATGGCAATTGCTGGCGGCATCACACCTCGTTCAG GTCCACTTTTGTTCAAGCCTTCCACTGTGTCAATTCCAATTTACCAGCTGTGGAATACCAATTCATTT AACATTGGACAAACTATGATAAAATCAGTTTTGGGTTCTAAGCTCATATGTGCATCATTAAGAAGTAATGACCATCCTAGATTATCTTATGGAGGTGATTTTGACAATGAACCATTTTGGAAGACTATGGTGAAGGATATTGCATG GAGTTTGACATCTGTAGCAGTATTCTTAGCTGAACAGCCTAGTCAGATAAAGTACATAGAGTGGCCAACATTTCAAAGCACG CTGAGGACAGCTATGCTTACCCTTGTTCTTGTGGCTGTGCTCATTGTTGCTCTATCTTCTGTTGACTCGTGTCTCTCTTATATTTTGGCCTTGCTGCTCAGAAGAGCTGCCTAG
- the LOC121975192 gene encoding uncharacterized protein LOC121975192 isoform X2, producing MYTAMQGLEVAYKMAIAGGITPRSGFGPLLFKPSTVSIPIYQLWNTNSFNIGQTMIKSVLGSKLICASLRSNDHPRLSYGGDFDNEPFWKTMVKDIAWSLTSVAVFLAEQPSQIKYIEWPTFQSTLRTAMLTLVLVAVLIVALSSVDSCLSYILALLLRRAA from the exons ATGTATACTGCAATGCAAGGATTAGAAGTTGCTTATAAG ATGGCAATTGCTGGCGGCATCACACCTCGTTCAGGTTTTG GTCCACTTTTGTTCAAGCCTTCCACTGTGTCAATTCCAATTTACCAGCTGTGGAATACCAATTCATTT AACATTGGACAAACTATGATAAAATCAGTTTTGGGTTCTAAGCTCATATGTGCATCATTAAGAAGTAATGACCATCCTAGATTATCTTATGGAGGTGATTTTGACAATGAACCATTTTGGAAGACTATGGTGAAGGATATTGCATG GAGTTTGACATCTGTAGCAGTATTCTTAGCTGAACAGCCTAGTCAGATAAAGTACATAGAGTGGCCAACATTTCAAAGCACG CTGAGGACAGCTATGCTTACCCTTGTTCTTGTGGCTGTGCTCATTGTTGCTCTATCTTCTGTTGACTCGTGTCTCTCTTATATTTTGGCCTTGCTGCTCAGAAGAGCTGCCTAG
- the LOC121975192 gene encoding uncharacterized protein LOC121975192 isoform X1 — MYTAMQGLEVAYKKMAIAGGITPRSGFGPLLFKPSTVSIPIYQLWNTNSFNIGQTMIKSVLGSKLICASLRSNDHPRLSYGGDFDNEPFWKTMVKDIAWSLTSVAVFLAEQPSQIKYIEWPTFQSTLRTAMLTLVLVAVLIVALSSVDSCLSYILALLLRRAA; from the exons ATGTATACTGCAATGCAAGGATTAGAAGTTGCTTATAAG AAGATGGCAATTGCTGGCGGCATCACACCTCGTTCAGGTTTTG GTCCACTTTTGTTCAAGCCTTCCACTGTGTCAATTCCAATTTACCAGCTGTGGAATACCAATTCATTT AACATTGGACAAACTATGATAAAATCAGTTTTGGGTTCTAAGCTCATATGTGCATCATTAAGAAGTAATGACCATCCTAGATTATCTTATGGAGGTGATTTTGACAATGAACCATTTTGGAAGACTATGGTGAAGGATATTGCATG GAGTTTGACATCTGTAGCAGTATTCTTAGCTGAACAGCCTAGTCAGATAAAGTACATAGAGTGGCCAACATTTCAAAGCACG CTGAGGACAGCTATGCTTACCCTTGTTCTTGTGGCTGTGCTCATTGTTGCTCTATCTTCTGTTGACTCGTGTCTCTCTTATATTTTGGCCTTGCTGCTCAGAAGAGCTGCCTAG
- the LOC121975192 gene encoding uncharacterized protein LOC121975192 isoform X3: MYTAMQGLEVAYKKMAIAGGITPRSGPLLFKPSTVSIPIYQLWNTNSFNIGQTMIKSVLGSKLICASLRSNDHPRLSYGGDFDNEPFWKTMVKDIAWSLTSVAVFLAEQPSQIKYIEWPTFQSTLRTAMLTLVLVAVLIVALSSVDSCLSYILALLLRRAA; encoded by the exons ATGTATACTGCAATGCAAGGATTAGAAGTTGCTTATAAG AAGATGGCAATTGCTGGCGGCATCACACCTCGTTCAG GTCCACTTTTGTTCAAGCCTTCCACTGTGTCAATTCCAATTTACCAGCTGTGGAATACCAATTCATTT AACATTGGACAAACTATGATAAAATCAGTTTTGGGTTCTAAGCTCATATGTGCATCATTAAGAAGTAATGACCATCCTAGATTATCTTATGGAGGTGATTTTGACAATGAACCATTTTGGAAGACTATGGTGAAGGATATTGCATG GAGTTTGACATCTGTAGCAGTATTCTTAGCTGAACAGCCTAGTCAGATAAAGTACATAGAGTGGCCAACATTTCAAAGCACG CTGAGGACAGCTATGCTTACCCTTGTTCTTGTGGCTGTGCTCATTGTTGCTCTATCTTCTGTTGACTCGTGTCTCTCTTATATTTTGGCCTTGCTGCTCAGAAGAGCTGCCTAG
- the LOC121977619 gene encoding transcription factor NIGT1-like, which translates to MGMADREQRSRHNYVRALEVERKKIEVFQRELPLSLQLITQAIESSEWQMCEEERSVSGNEPVLAEFIPLKPSLASTVEEDVEICEPAAIGFDAKPDWLRSVQLWNQCADTGTKVEPPERPIGIAVGVKRMGSAFQPFEREKHAAPPPLVSASAASSSNTSGSGSGGGGDGNGRCGGDKKKEGQSQTNRKVRRRWSPELHRCFLDAVQLLGGIHVATPKQIRELMNVDGLTNDEVKSHLQKYRLNNRRPGTAAQSTSSALAPQIVLVGGILVPPPPELAAARFSSDLISPKQRQQQAEQLRPGSCSRDGESGDDDEVTYSESLTASATSQTRIGSPSF; encoded by the exons ATGGGGATGGCCGATCGCGAGCAGCGCTCCCGCCATAACTACGTCCGCGCTCTCGAGGTGGAGCGCAAGAAGATCGAGGTCTTCCAGAGAGAGCTGCCGCTTTCCCTTCAACTCATCACGCAAG CGATCGAAAGCTCGGAGTGGCAGATGTGTGAGGAGGAGAGGTCGGTGAGTGGTAACGAGCCGGTATTGGCAGAGTTCATTCCGCTGAAGCCGAGTTTAGCGTCGACGGTGGAGGAGGACGTGGAGATATGTGAGCCGGCGGCGATCGGGTTTGATGCGAAGCCGGACTGGCTTAGATCTGTCCAGCTATGGAATCAGTGCGCGGATACTGGCACCAAAGTG GAACCGCCAGAGAGGCCCATAGGCATAGCAGTAGGCGTGAAGAGGATGGGCAGCGCTTTCCAGCCTTTTGAGCGAGAGAAGCACGCTGCCCCACCGCCGCTGGTGTCGGCATCGGCGGCCTCTAGTTCCAACACTAGCGGTAGTGGTAGCGGCGGCGGAGGTGATGGTAACGGTAGATGCGGAGGagacaagaagaaggaagggcaatCTCAGACCAATCGAAAAGTCAGACGCCGCTGGTCGCCGGAGCTGCACCGCTGCTTCCTCGACGCTGTTCAACTGCTCGGCGGCATCCATG TTGCAACCCCGAAGCAGATCAGAGAGCTGATGAATGTGGATGGGCTCACCAACGACGAGGTCAAGAGCCATTTGCAG AAATACCGACTAAACAATAGACGACCAGGCACGGCAGCTCAGAGCACCAGCAGCGCCCTGGCGCCACAGATTGTGTTGGTCGGTGGAATTTTGGTCCCACCGCCACCGGAGTTAGCGGCGGCGAGATTCTCATCGGATTTGATTTCTCCAAAGCAGCGGCAGCAACAAGCCGAGCAATTACGGCCCGGATCATGCAGTAGAGATGGTGAGAGTGGTGATGATGATGAAGTCACCTACTCTGAGTCCCTTACTGCCTCTGCAACTTCCCAAACGCGGATAGGGTCACCCTCCTTTTGA